One genomic segment of Tripterygium wilfordii isolate XIE 37 chromosome 9, ASM1340144v1, whole genome shotgun sequence includes these proteins:
- the LOC120005713 gene encoding uncharacterized protein LOC120005713, whose translation MDGFNYIAWVDNLRQKFEDVCLEVDNIMWEEIIGVTENRLQSMGASVTKFFSDLVDDVMPQYSAVREAEEEASDFSPVQKSGVVAYRKSEMSMDDGHSEKEASFVDNFHQLYHPSCIRRRHLDPHLKRNDGGTVHEKSRMIVRGNPIKEKKNLLESWDILEKDSFTTALSSPLDDDMESFDILEKKDPFMEALSSSLDDNTESNFLIGEGEGSLSSDPCTVIGSCESEVLNIEVSLNVAVAESTGDSVDYLCNFEQETIQPSNKAESDESCIMVNSSDLCAASRDVRRSGSDKKKSRLKSILAVRKKVQDGDCDHSHLDGGWYQQNGKGLAVVDDGFSESEWEII comes from the exons GTTTGAAGATGTGTGCTTGGAGGTGGATAATATCATGTGggag GAAATAATTGGAGTTACTGAGAATCGGTTGCAGTCAATGGGTGCAAGTGTAACGAAATTCTTCTCTGATCTTGTGGATGATGTTATGCCTCAATATTCTGCTGTCCGTGAGGCGGAAGAGGAAGCTTCTGACTTCTCTCCTGTACAGAAATCTGGTGTTGTGGCATATAGAAAATCAGAAATGAGTATGGATGACGGCCACAGTGAAAAGGAAGCTTCCTTTGTGGATAATTTCCACCAGTTATATCATCCGTCTTGTATTAGGAGAAGGCATTTAGATCCTCACTTGAAGCGGAATGATGGTGGCACGGTACATGAAAAATCAAGGATGATTGTTAGGGGAAATCCTattaaggagaagaaaaatctgCTTGAGAGTTGGGATATCCTTGAAAAAGATTCTTTCACGACAGCGTTATCCTCACCCTTAGATGATGATATGGAGAGTTTTGATATCCTTGAGAAGAAAGATCCATTCATGGAAGCATTGTCCTCGAGTTTAGATGATAATACAGAAAGTAATTTTTTGATTGGAGAAGGGGAGGGGAGCCTGTCTTCCGATCCTTGTACTGTGATAGGATCCTGTGAAAGCGAAGTTTTGAACATTGAGGTTTCTCTTAATGTTGCTGTAGCAGAATCGACTG GTGATTCTGTTGATTAtctttgcaattttgaacaagaAACCATTCAACCATCCAATAAGGCAGAATCTGATGAGAGTTGCATCATGGTAAATAGTAGTGATCTTTGTGCTGCCTCTCGTGACGTGAGAAGAAGCGGGTCTGACAAG aAAAAGTCGAGGTTGAAGAGCATTTTGGCTGTGAGAAAGAAAGTTCAAGATGGGGACTGTGATCACAGTCATCTTGATGGGGGATGGTATCAACAGAATGGAAAAGGTTTAGCCGTAGTAGATGATGGATTCAGCGAGTCTGAGTGGGAGATTATTTAA
- the LOC120005714 gene encoding senescence-specific cysteine protease SAG39-like: MSPSLQKNFIASVLLIFVFCAAQGLSRTLNDDAFLAEKHEQWMSQYGRTYKDIAEKEKRFNIFKENLKYIENFNKAGNKTYKLSANKFADLTHEEFVALYTIKNIPTTSSPTKRSFKYQNLTDAPTSMSWVDKGAVTQIKYQGDCGCCWAFSAVAAMEGIVQIKTGKLMTLSEQQVLDCNTDNMGCNGGFMDKAFDYIVQNQGLTTDTNYPYQAMEGTCESSKIANIAAQISGYEDVTPNSETALLQAVSQQPVSVAIDGSARDFRFYGTGVFTGECSTHLSHAVTAVGYGTSDDGTKFWLIKNSWGESWGENGYMKIQRDVDNPEGLCGLAKNPSYPVV; the protein is encoded by the exons ATGAGTCCATCACTTCAAAAGAATTTCATTGCTTCCGTTTTGctgatttttgtgttttgtgcaGCTCAAGGCTTGTCCCGGACCTTGAATGACGATGCCTTCCTTGCTGAAAAGCATGAGCAATGGATGAGTCAATATGGTCGTACGTACAAGGACATTGCAGAGAAGGAGAAGCGATTCAATATATTCAAGGAAAACTTGAAGTATATAGAAAACTTCAACAAGGCTGGGAACAAGACTTACAAGTTAAGCGCTAACAAATTTGCAGACTTGACTCATGAAGAATTCGTTGCCTTGTATACCATTAAGAACATACCAACTACTTCAAGCCCGACGAAAAGATCCTTCAAGTATCAAAACCTCACAGATGCTCCAACAAGCATGAGTTGGGTGGATAAAGGAGCTGTAACCCAGATAAAGTACCAAGGGGACTGTG GATGTTGTTGGGCATTTTCAGCCGTGGCGGCCATGGAAGGGATTGTACAAATCAAAACTGGCAAATTAATGACTCTGTCAGAGCAACAAGTACTAGATTGTAACACCGACAATATGGGTTGCAATGGTGGGTTTATGGATAAAGCATTTGATTACATTGTTCAAAACCAAGGTCTCACAACAGATACCAATTACCCGTACCAGGCAATGGAGGGAACTTGCGAGTCTTCCAAAATCGCAAACATTGCTGCCCAAATTAGTGGTTATGAAGATGTGACTCCCAACAGTGAGACGGCATTACTACAGGCTGTATCTCAACAGCCTGTGTCAGTTGCCATTGATGGTAGTGCAAgggattttagattctacgggaCGGGGGTTTTCACCGGAGAATGTAGCACTCATCTTTCTCACGCTGTCACTGCAGTTGGGTATGGAACAAGTGACGATGGCACTAAGTTCTGGTTGATAAAAAATTCATGGGGCGAGAGTTGGGGTGAAAATGGTTACATGAAGATTCAGAGAGATGTTGACAATCCTGAAGGTCTCTGTGGGCTTGCTAAGAATCCTTCCTATCCAGTTGTCTAA
- the LOC120006601 gene encoding protein trichome birefringence-like 38, giving the protein MGFAYLLCSCLFLLLEQSLAGQEYFNVSRAWRGRKQLSGCNLFQGKWVFDASYPLYTSSGCPFIDDEFDCQKYGRPDKQYLKYAWRPESCGTPRFDGRRFLTMWRGKKIMFVGDSLSLNMFESLSCMIHASVPSSKTSFARRDSLSSVFFEEYGVSIYLYRTPYLVDIVKENVGRVLRLESIEAGKTWKDMDMLIFNTWHWWTHTGKSQPWDYIRDGSGLHKDMNRLVAFQKGLTTWAKWVDLNVNPTKTKVFFQGISPTHYQGKEWNQPKKSCDGQLEPLSGSTYPAGTPPAAAVVKSVLSSIRKPVYLLDITTLSQLRKDAHPSNYGNDRSGNDCSHWCLPGLPDTWNELLYAALVM; this is encoded by the exons ATGGGTTTTGCTTATTTACTCTGTTCCTGTCTTTTCTTGCTGTTGGAACAATCATTGGCAGGACAAGAGTACTTCAATGTGAGCAGAGCCTGGAGAGGAAGGAAGCAATTGAGTGGGTGTAATTTGTTTCAAGGCAAATGGGTTTTTGATGCTTCATATCCTCTCTATACTTCCTCTGGTTGTCCCTTCAtagatgatgaatttgattgCCAGAAGTATGGTAGACCTGATAAGCAGTATCTCAAGTATGCTTGGAGGCCTGAATCTTGTGGCACACCCAG ATTTGATGGGAGGAGATTTTTGACAATGTGGAGAGGGAAGAAGATAATGTTTGTGGGTGACTCACTGAGTCTCAACATGTTTGAATCGTTATCTTGTATGATTCATGCGTCGGTGCCGAGTTCAAAGACCAGCTTTGCTAGGAGGGACTCTCTGTCTTCTGTGTTCTTTGAG GAGTACGGAGTGTCTATTTACTTGTATAGAACACCATACCTGGTTGATATAGTGAAAGAAAATGTGGGGAGAGTGCTCAGGCTAGAGTCCATTGAAGCTGGAAAAACATGGAAAGACATGGATATGTTGATCTTCAACACCTGGCACTGGTGGACACACACTGGAAAATCTCAGCC ATGGGACTACATTAGAGATGGGAGTGGACTGCATAAAGATATGAACCGTTTGGTTGCATTTCAGAAAGGCTTGACTACTTGGGCTAAATGGGTTGATCTCAATGTTAATCCTACTAAAACCAAAGTCTTCTTCCAGGGGATTTCTCCCACCCATTATCA GGGCAAGGAATGGAATCAACCAAAAAAGAGTTGCGACGGCCAACTGGAGCCGCTATCAGGATCTACTTATCCAGCAGGAACTCCACCGGCAGCTGCAGTGGTGAAGAGTGTGTTGAGCTCCATAAGAAAACCAGTTTATCTACTCGACATAACAACACTTTCACAACTGAGAAAAGATGCACACCCGTCTAATTATGGTAACGACCGTTCAGGCAATGACTGCAGCCATTGGTGCCTACCTGGATTGCCTGATACTTGGAACGAGCTTCTATATGCAGCTCTAGTCATGTGA
- the LOC120005715 gene encoding zingipain-2-like: MSSSLQNKFVASILLIFGFYATQSLSRTLNDASIAEKYEKWIAQYARTYEDMAEKENRFNVFKENLQYIENFNKAGNKTYKLSLSKFADLTHEEFVTLHTSKNMPTKSYPMKEAFSYQMLTDVPPSMNWVEKGAVTHVKHQGSCGCCWAFSAVAAIEGIVQIKTGQLQTLSEQQALDCNLKNWDCNGGWMDDVFDYVIQNKGITTDTNYQYQQMKGTCDTSKTTNSAAQITGYKEVPPNDEAALLEAVSQQPVSIVIDGSGRDFQLYGTGVFTGDCGTSVTHAVTAVGYGTSEDGTKYWLLKNSWGENWGENGYMKIQRDSGVPQGLCGIAQKSSYPVI; the protein is encoded by the exons ATGAGTTCATCACTTCAAAATAAGTTTGTTGCGTCCATTTTGCTGATTTTTGGGTTCTATGCAACTCAAAGCCTGTCCCGGACCTTGAATGATGCTTCCATTgctgaaaaatatgaaaaatggaTAGCTCAGTATGCTCGTACTTACGAGGACATGGCGGAGAAGGAGAATCGATTCAATGTATTCAAGGAGAACTTGCAGTACATAGAAAACTTCAACAAGGCTGGGAACAAGACCTACAAGTTAAGCCTCAGTAAATTTGCAGACTTAACACATGAGGAATTTGTGACCTTACATACCAGTAAGAACATGCCAACCAAGTCATACCCAATGAAAGAAGCCTTCAGCTACCAAATGCTCACTGATGTTCCACCAAGCATGAATTGGGTTGAGAAAGGAGCTGTCACCCATGTAAAGCACCAAGGTTCCTGCG GATGCTGCTGGGCATTTTCAGCTGTGGCAGCAATAGAAGGGATTGTCCAAATCAAAACTGGGCAATTACAGACTCTGTCCGAGCAACAAGCGCTGGACTGTAACCTCAAGAATTGGGATTGCAATGGTGGTTGGATGGATGATGTGTTTGATTACGTTATACAAAACAAAGGCATCACAACTGATACAAATTACCAATACCAGCAAATGAAGGGAACTTGTGACACTTCCAAGACTACAAATAGTGCTGCACAAATTACTGGTTATAAAGAGGTACCTCCCAACGATGAGGCGGCATTATTGGAGGCAGTATCTCAACAACCTGTCTCAATTGTCATTGACGGTAGCGGCCGCGACTTTCAATTATACGGAACTGGTGTTTTTACTGGAGATTGCGGCACTAGTGTGACTCACGCTGTTACTGCAGTTGGGTATGGGACAAGCGAGGATGGTACCAAGTACTGGTTGCTAAAAAATTCATGGGGAGAGAATTGGGGTGAAAATGGGTACATGAAAATTCAGAGAGATTCTGGTGTTCCTCAAGGTCTCTGTGGAATTGCCCAGAAATCTTCCTATCCTGTCATCTAA